A window from Schistosoma mansoni, WGS project CABG00000000 data, chromosome 7 unplaced supercontig 0100, strain Puerto Rico, whole genome shotgun sequence encodes these proteins:
- a CDS encoding XP_018645752.1: MIHIYFLNTLMSTRRFNNLLIPWLFNSYPTKQLQCDRISWIDISMCIDFGIVFLIYTNQIMFSSLTCNLV; encoded by the exons ATGATTCACATT TATTTTCTGAACACACTCATGTCTACACGTAGATTCAATAACTTGTTGATTCCTTGGTTGTTTAATAGTTATCCCACTAAACAACTACAGTGTGACAGGATTTCTTGGATAGATATATCTATGTGTATTGACTTTGGAAT CGTATTCTTGATTTACACCAACCAGATTATGTTTAGTTCATTGACCTGTAATCTAGTTTAA